AGACTCCGGTCGTGCTTCTGGTTTCTATTCTCATCATCATATTGATGATAAATCTCCTCGTGCTCTGCCATAAGAACTTGGAGTCTGTATCATGGTGAAGGTAAGGTAACGCTGTGATTCTTGCTCAAAAAACAGACCGAAGGCGTTCGAGTTATTGGCTCGTTCGATCTGGCAGCATTCATGAGTCGCTCGTTCAACTGTCCCTCGGAGACACGGTCGAGAAATGCCATTACCAGGGTAGGGTAACCTCCGTCCTTTCTTTCTCTCGGTCTCACCCAACAAGATAGGGCTCAGCCAAAAAACGTGAGCGCCCCTGCGCGAGCCTTATTTGAAAAGTCAAGCTTTGGCTCCCTAAAGACTAAAGAAATGGAAAAAAAGGGGGGGACTTCCGCAACGGGCTATGCCACCCAAACCAACTGAGGGAAGTCGCATCCGTCCCATCGCAAGCACCTACAATGTCATGATCACATTGGTTTACCCCTTTTTCTTTGGTAGTTTAACGGACGGTCGCCCCTCCAACAAGAAAGGGTATAAATATGAAAACTTCTCTGCCGTTTGGATCGGAGAATTTATGGAGGAAGTCGGGTTTTAAATTTCCAGAAACCACACGATTATATAGCCAAAGGGAATAGGCCGCGCCTAAAATCATCCCAAGCGCTGCTAATGTGGCTACTAAACTATTTCTTTGGAAAGCTCCTACTAAGATGAGAAATTCCCCGATAAAGCTGCTAGTACCAGGTAAACTCATATTGGCTAAagtgaaaaagaagaaaatggtAGAGAAATTCGGCATGGTGCTCACTAAACCTCCGTAATATCTAACAAGTCGAGTCTTATGTCGGTCATATAGAACACCAACACATAGAAAAAGGGCTGAAGAAACCAGTCCATGACTTAACATCGGTAGAATGCTACCTCCAATTCCCTGTATGTTCAGACTAAACATACCAATAGTCACAAAATTCATATGGGCTACTGAGGAGTAAGCAATGATCTTCTTAAGATCGATCTGTCTTAAAGTGGTCAAGGAAGTATATATTATAGCAATCGCGCTTAGAGTATAAATGAAAGGAGTGAAACAAAGTGTCGCTTCAGGAAACATGGGTAttgaaaatcttaaaaacccgtaaGTTCCCAATTTTAAAAGAATTCCTGCCAAGATAACGGATCCTGCCGTGGGTGCCTCTACATGAGCTTCGGGTAACCAAATATGAACTGGTACCATAGGAACTTTGACAGCGAAAGAGGCGAAAAAAGCAATCCATAAAAAGATTTGGCGCCGCTCACTAAATTCTGTGGTTAATAAGATTTGTAAATCGGTGGTTCCTGTTTGGAGAAGAATCAAGAGAATAGCTAATAGCATAAAAACGGATCCAAGTAAAGTATAAAGGAAAAACTGATATGCTGCCTTGATCTTTCTTTGTCTCGAACCCCATACCCCTATAATAATGGTAGAGTAAGGGGTGGCCCCAAAGCGGAATTGACCGGTAGTGGTTGGTCGAAGCTCCAGTAGGTAGCCACTCCCTTCTCAGGGAACCGTACGTGATACTTCCGCATCATACGGCTCCGTCCCGAGCTTCCGTCGTCGGCCTTTGTCATTAGACCACTATCTATGCATGTATTTTCAGCCTGGACTCTCGAATCTTTTGCTTTTCGGGTAGTGGCGAACAATGCTGCTTGCGTTGCGGGGGATGCCCACTCGTAGGGCCCGGCCTGCTTCCCGCCCGAAAGAACCGCTCACTAGCTAGCCGGACTAGTGAGGGGGCCCCATTTTTAGACATACTAAAAAACATGCCTTTCGAACCGAACGTAAGGCCCGTCttccaaataaaaaaagaaatgggCTCGTTGGGAAGAAAGATGGAGTGCGGCCTGTAGAGTACATGTAACGCACCGTCGGGTTGCTCACGCAGGAGGATCTCTAGAGAGAGATGTGAAAGTAATAGCCTTATCTTATGGCTGCGCCCCTACTTATGGCCTTTACGCTACTACTACTGTGATGTGAGCGGTTCAAATTCAAATTGCTTTGATCTTTCCCAATCATTCTGGCCGGAACTTGTACGCAGCACTTGTTAAAggtttctaattcttttttatCTGAATCTTAAGGTAGTCTACTTGCTTACTTGATAGAGTAAGGACAGGACCTTACCCTATTCTCGAACCCTCCGCGGAGCTCTACCCTGCCcgcatttcctttttttttaagggGGTCGCAGAAATGTCTCCACCTCCCGCCAACAGTCTTTCTTCGGAATTTGACTGAATGGGTCGATCCTCTCCTCCCGTTTGTTTTAGCAACTTATCCTAAGGTCTCCTCGCCAAGAGCTCCCCGGCGACGACAGAGGAACCAACCCGCCTGCTGGGGCGGGGCGGCTTTTTTCTTTCACAATAAGACCTGGACGATTATCCCTACCCTCGGTAGCTTACGAGTTTACGTCCATCCCTGGTTGGGTACAGTTTCCTTTCGATTTCTTCCTTGTAGCCGTTACCAGAATTCGCGCAAGTGTGTCCACACCCTCCAAACTTACTTGACGAGGAATCCATTCTCGCGAACAAACACAACTCCTACACACACCTAGGAGCACCCCTTCCTGCATATTCATACAAGACCCGAGTAGGCGAGTCGAGGTCCTACAAGGTACCCACTACTCAGAGTACCCTCCCCAAAAAGGGAAAAAGATGTGTCTGTCAGGTTCGGTTCTTCTTAGTTAAGTTGGGCGGGTTCGACCAGAAATGCTATGCTTACACACAAGACTACCCCTCTTCCCGAAAGCTTCGCGGAGACTACTTTACGACGACGGACGACCGCCCGTAGGGGGTTTACTGCACAAGGCCCCTGCAGAGGAAAGGCTTTATCCTAGCGAATAGAAGATGCTCAGCTCCGCACAACATAGGGATTGGCACGCTTTCGGAAAGAACATAGAATAGTAGAAGATCCAGCATGCAGAACACGGCGATCATTAGAAATTCACGAATTAGAGATGCTGTAATATACTCTTTCCCATAACTTCTCATACCAGACCAACCCACTAAAATGCAAATAGGGATCAAAAATGTGGTCAATATCACGAAGAATAAAGAGATACCATCTATAcccaaataaaaatttatgttttcatAAGGAAGCCATCGAAGGCTTTCCACAAATTGAGATTTGGCCGTAGAAGGATCAAATTGTATCCGAAGAACAGGAGAATACAAAAAAGTAATAAGAGAAGCGCACAGACCAATCAATCGTATCGATCGTATTCTTGAATTTGGAATGAAAAGAAGAGTAATGCTTCCTAGCACGGGACACAGAATAAGACCACTTAGATTAGAATagcattcacagaaatgttctAACATAGAGCAAAATCGAACATTGAAAAGATTAGTTGACAACAGTAAAAAGATGAGCGCCTAATTCCAATACAATAAAGGTCTATCAGTGCAAGTCAGCTGAACACCGTGATTGATGAGTAGGTAGGTAAGTTAGGTCTACCTCTCGCCCAGTGGAAAGCAAGTTTCCTCCCCCCTGAATGAATAAGTAGTGGGGCCTCCCGCCCCCCTGAGGTGCCTTTATTTAGATTCTTTTTTGAATTCTTTATCCAATGGAgaatctaaataaaaaaatcagtaaGAACTAGCACTAAACTTCTTTCCCTCTTTCTACTTTTCTTCTCTCCTTTTGTTTTTGCTTTCACCCGGGCTTTTCATTCTCTTTTCTAGAGACCCGgttattctcttttttttaatgtagAAGGGTGAGGCACTTTCCCCAGCATACAGAATAAAATCCAAGATAACGGCTGTCAAAGGACGAGGAGTGGGAAGCTCTCGAAACCAAACGAGACTAGAAGGAACATGGTAATTAGCACCATTCCTATGATTTGTCTCGAAGAGccaacaaaacaaaaaagggCAGCCCTCTCTCTCTATCTCGGCCTCGGTTTAGCATTATATATCGATTTGGGTCCAATTTTCTTTGGTTGTAGTTCGGATTAAGGAGCAGCTCCCCCATGCTGTGGCGGTGAAAGTGGGGGCTGCTGCCTCCCCTGGTTTTGTTTTGGAAGGACCCTCGTTTTTCTTTTTTACGGGCCCTGCAAAATGGCTTCTTGGGGAAGCGTGGTAGGTCTTGAAAAGCCTGATAGAGGCAGAAGCCGAGTTCACCAGAGCTATCTGCGTTGAGTGTGCCGATTGAAAGAGGGGAGGAGATAACTCAAATGCCGGCGCAGAAATGAAAAGAGTCGTGCCATTCAAAGTGGAATTCTTTTAAGATCCATTGCTCGATTTTGCATGCTCTGCTCTCAAAGTAGATACTTTCGAGGGCAGATCCGCGTTGGTCCAGAAAGTGAAAGTTATGGTATAAGCAGGCTAAGTGAAATAATCGACTGATGCTATTATAGAATCTTATGAATCACACACGGCACACTTTCTATATATCCTCCGTCTACAAGGTGAACAGCTTAGCTTACAGCACAGCGTGTTCGCCACCACACTGGCTGGCTAGTGCATTGGCCTTACCGTACCTCCATAAGCCCGAAAAGTATGAGCCTTCGATTAGAACGCCCCTTATCTCGTGACACGCGGAGCGTGGCATTTCCTTTTATCCGTATAACTTCTAACCAAAagattcattctttatcaagtACCATTCAAAGGTTGCATTATCTCTTTGAGTGAAGAAGAGAAGGACTTTGTATAGACACTCTTGAGCCATGTTCGTTGCCGTAGGCTCACTACACTCTTATTTAATTTCATTCTATTGATAGATTCTAGCTCCAAAGAACATATACATGGAGCTATGTCGACTTACGTACGTACGCCTCGTTGACCAAACGAGAAAGTATACTAGACCACATATCATCCCCTCTTTGTCGCTTCTAGCGAAGCTGCAAGCCTACTTAAATAGCTTACGCTTACTAAGCCTAGCCTACTAAAAAAGGGCTACAGCAAGCAAGCTTTCCCCCTTCCTTTGTTGTGGGTCGCGCCTTGCCTTACCTTACCGCAGGCACTGAATGAAATGAGTGGAGATCTTCCTTCCGGCTAATGAAGAGACTACTTAAGTCTGCCCATTCATTCCCAGCGGATCCTTCTTCTCCCTAAGTCCGATTTTATTCCCTTGGACCCTATCCTCTCTGATTTGGAAAAAGATGATCTTGCTTGGGAGAAGTATTTGCAGGAATGCTCCTAAAATATCACATTTGCTATTCGCAGATGATAGTCTTCTTTTTTGCAGGGCTAAGAGGCGAAATATTGATGCTATTAGAGGTGCGCTGATGATTTATGAACAAGCTTCAGGCCAGAAAGTGAATTTCTCGAAATCAGAAGCTATTTTCAGCCCCAATGTGCCGGCAACCGTGAAGAATGAGCTAATTTTTGATCTTGGAGTTTCTCTTGTCGAGTCATTTTCTAAATATCTTGGGATGCCCAAACCCTCTATTCCACTGCTGTATGTATAGCTGTAGCATGGAACAATCCGCTTCTTCCGCCCACCAACCCTTGATGAGTTAGCCGAGCGGATTTAAGGGATTATgcttgaagaagatgaaagagCAGAAGCTTGGAGAGAAATAAGGTTCTTTATAAGATTAGGAGCATGGAGGACATTTTGAAGAGCTAAGGGGGGGTTGAGAGAGGATAAAAGAGTTCGACCGCATCCATGAATTGGAATGTTTTGACCACTACCAACAATGATATGACGATTATTATTGCTCAAATAAAAATAGGACGAGAGAGTACCTGGATGGGAAGTCATATGAGATCTTGCTCCTGTATCCATATACCAGTTGTCGTCAGGAGGGTTGAGAGGCATAGTATGCATGGCCGCAGTGATGTCAGTAGGAGCATAGCCAACTGTAGATGGAGCTTGGACGTTGTATGCTTGTGCGGATGGGCGAGGACCAAGAATGCCAGGAGTCCGAGGAGACGGTGCTCGCTGCCATTGATTGGAGCTGCTGCCTCCACCGTTTTTACCACGCCCTTTGcccttatttttcttctttccaCCACGACgattattgtgattgttgttTCGTGGATTTGGTGATGCCCCTGGTGAGTTTTGCATAGCGGCAGATTCATCAAGCAATGAATCAGAAGAGACAGTAAGGGCTGTGGCATCTTCAGCGGCTTCTTTTGCCGCTTGATGATTGCGACGAGTTTCCTCTAGTATAAGACGAGACCTGGCCTGATAGAAGGAAGGGAGTGGGTCGCTTTGTTGGATGGATGAACGTTGCGACGCTGCCATAGGCGTTAGTAAGCCCTTTAACCAATTGAAGCACCAATCTAGAATCAGAAACTGGAGACCCAACGTTGGCTAGTTGGTCTGCCAGGGATTTCAGCTTCAAACAATAAGCGGACACGTTCGGAAAATGTGCTAATTCCGTGTGTGTGAATTGATCTTCGAGGTAAACAACTCGGGTATTCTTCTTGTCTTGGAAAATATCTGGGAGTCGATTCCAAGC
The Amaranthus tricolor cultivar Red isolate AtriRed21 chromosome 11, ASM2621246v1, whole genome shotgun sequence DNA segment above includes these coding regions:
- the LOC130827078 gene encoding NADH-ubiquinone oxidoreductase chain 4, whose amino-acid sequence is MLEHFCECYSNLSGLILCPVLGSITLLFIPNSRIRSIRLIGLCASLITFLYSPVLRIQFDPSTAKSQFVESLRWLPYENINFYLGIDGISLFFVILTTFLIPICILVGWSGMRSYGKEYITASLIREFLMIAVFCMLDLLLFYVLSESVPIPMFIIIGVWGSRQRKIKAAYQFFLYTLLGSVFMLLAILLILLQTGTTDLQILLTTEFSERRQIFLWIAFFASFAVKVPMVPVHIWLPEAHVEAPTAGSVILAGILLKLGTYGFLRFSIPMFPEATLCFTPFIYTLSAIAIIYTSLTTLRQIDLKKIIAYSSVAHMNFVTIGMFSLNIQGIGGSILPMLSHGLVSSALFLCVGVLYDRHKTRLVRYYGGLVSTMPNFSTIFFFFTLANMSLPGTSSFIGEFLILVGAFQRNSLVATLAALGMILGAAYSLWLYNRVVSGNLKPDFLHKFSDPNGREVFIFIPFLVGLVWMGVHPKVFPDRMHTSISNLVQHGKFH